From the genome of Perca fluviatilis chromosome 1, GENO_Pfluv_1.0, whole genome shotgun sequence, one region includes:
- the parn gene encoding poly(A)-specific ribonuclease PARN: protein MEVTRQNYKDSLNTVYSAIEEADFLAIDGEFSGISDGPNVSALTNGLDTPEERYTKLKKHSMDFLLFQFGLCTFTYDQTKSKYITKSFNFYVFPKPFNRTSPDLKFICQSSSIDFLASQGFDFNKVFCHGIPYLNQEEEAQLREQTEERRNQHANGVGTPSYSSPSSKGPAHVPEEHKDYINRVIEKVEALFTNSEKTLDLDPCTGFQRKLIYQTLNWKFPKGLHVETVETEKKERYIQVSKVDDEERKRREQQKQEREQEELNDAVGFSRVIHAISKSAKLVVGHNMLLDVMHTIHQFYCPLPEDLQDFKEITMCVFPRILDTKLMASTQPFKELITNTSLAELEKQLKESPFKSPQVETAEGFPGYDTAQGQLHEAGYDAYITGLCFISMANYLGSFLTPPKAYISAHSKLIEPFFNKLFLMRIIDIPYLNITGPDLQPKRDHVLYVTFPKEWKTSDLYQLFSAFGNIQVSWIDDTSAFVSLSQTDQVQIAMNTSRYAESYRIQTYAEYIQGKQQDKEKLNQTPKSWGEDGWMKPPYTSATCAGFGYARGLRKRSISPTQGEQGAGDAPITDGWSQCSYPNSTGSKKMKTDDKSGLAIESRTSEGWLKTADASDSAGSSPVPDEEERSPEGNDAEGTVTWQQVHGKRGQKNKKKKSKGAKSTTSLFEVPEVW, encoded by the exons ATGGAGGTGACACGCCAAA attataaagacagtttAAACACGGTGTACAGCGCGATAGAGGAGGCTGACTTCCTTGCCATCGATGGAGAATTTTCAG ggatAAGCGACGGTCCTAATGTCAGTGCACTCACCAACGGACTGGACACACCGGAGGAGCGATACACGAAGCTTAAAAAG CACTCAATGGACTTTCTGCTGTTCCAGTTCGGATTATGTACATTCACGTACGACCAGACAAAGTCAAA GTATATCACAAAGTCTTTTAATTTTTATGTATTCCCGAAACCGTTCAACAGGACATCCCCCGACTTAAAGTTCATCTGTCAA AGTTCCAGTATCGACTTCCTGGCCAGTCAGGGATTCGACTTCAACAAGGTGTTCTGTCATG GAATCCCATATCTAAACCAAGAAGAGGAAGCCCAGCTGAGGGAGCAGACCGAGGAGAGGagaaatcaacatgctaacggTGTAGGGACACCATCCTACAGCTCCCCCTCCTCCAAAGGCCCTGCACACGTACCTGAGGAGCATAAAGACTACATCAACAGGGTGAT AGAGAAGGTTGAGGCCCTCTTCACTAACTCAGAGAAGACTTTGGACTTGGACCCATGTACTGG GTTTCAGAGAAAGCTGATCTACCAGACACTGAACTGGAA GTTTCCCAAGGGGCTTCATGTGGAAACTGTGGAAACAGAAAAG aAGGAGCGATACATCCAGGTCAGCAAAGTGGATgatgaggagaggaagaggagggaacaacagaaacaagagagagagcag GAGGAGCTAAATGATGCTGTTGGCTTCTCCAGGGTCATCCACGCCATCTCTAAATCT GCTAAACTTGTGGTTGGTCACAACATGCTGTTGGATGTAATGCACACAATCCACCAGTTCTACTGCCCTCTGCCAGAG GATCTTCAAGACTTTAAAGAGATCACAATGTGTGTCTTCCCAAG AATTCTGGACACAAAGTTGATGGCTTCCACTCAGCCCTTTAAG GAGCTGATCACTAACACATCTCTGGCagagttggagaaacagctgaagGAGAGCCCCTTCAAGTCACCACAAGTTG AAACTGCAGAGGGGTTCCCCGGTTATGACACAGCCCAGGGACAGCTCCATGAGGCTGGGTACGATGCCTACATCACTGGCCTCTGTTTCATCTCAATGGCCAACTACCTGG GCTCTTTCTTGACTCCACCCAAAGCGTACATCTCTGCTCACTCCAAACTAATTGAGCCTTTCTTCAACAA GCTTTTCCTGATGAGGATAATAGATATTCCCTACCTCAACATCACAGGACCAGATT TGCAACCTAAAAGAGACCATGTCCTGTATGTCACCTTCCCAAAAGAATGGAAGACTAGTGACCTCTACCAGCTCTTTAGTGCCTTCG GAAACATCCAGGTTTCCTGGATAGACGACACGTCAGCATTTGTGTCCCTAAGTCAGACGGACCAGGTACAGATAG CTATGAACACCAGCCGCTACGCAGAGAGTTACAGGATCCAGACGTATGCAGAGTACATCCAGGGTAAGCAGCAGGACAAGGAGAAGCTCAACCAGACGCCCAAATCTTGGGGAGAGGACGGCTGGATGAAACCTCCCTACACCTCCGCTACTTGTGCTGGTTTTGGATATGCCAG GGGTTTGAGGAAACGCAGCATCAGTCCCACTCAGGGAGAGCAAGGGGCCGGAGACGCTCCAATTACAGACGGCTGGAGTCAGTGCTCATACCCGAATAGCACAGGCAGCAAGAAGATGAAAACTGATG ACAAAAGTGGACTAGCTATCGAGAGCAGGACCTCAGAAGGATGGCTAAAGACTGC AGATGCATCAGATTCAGCGGGGTCCAGTCCAGTCCCTGATGAGGAGGAGCGAAGTCCTGAAGGCAATGATGCTGAGGGGACGGTCACCTGGCAACAAGTCCATGGGAAGAGAGGTcaaaagaacaagaaaaagaagTCCAAAG GGGCTAAATCTACAACGTCGCTGTTTGAGGTCCCGGAAGTCTGGTAG
- the LOC120562026 gene encoding RNA exonuclease 5-like yields the protein MEPSSSAATCNRRKRKNIAPTAHEEAKRLKTAQEGEELLECGHSSRSQRISVLPDRLHQPITPDELTELLHYAALGKTGGIKQPSWCRLQHQKRVKAVNVVIVEGLTQSHFYKHYLTLRHLRTNYTTRLTFSPSSADLASGIFSSEVPKSACPFLLQRRNGSSELHKALRSHPVITKFGTQRRGLTAYVLTQEEMIKKHFPVKGMPGFEDYVCTDSVESVTDNSPLYGIDCEMVQTEKGYELARVSLVDSDGNCMLDDLVKPLNRIFNYLTRFSGITAAMLQPITTTLRDVQAKLRKLLPSDAVLVGHSINNDLVALKLIHQHVIDTSLLYRKEFGQRFKLKVLAKTVLKRQIQTEEKKGHNPIEDALAALELAQYFIKTGPRQVVELHMEELWGYTIVEEESTDSEPAPTPSPRFADILQTLGRSVAFLGKRCDIDLDLSHQQWHNSDKEMLASFRRRTKRPFLSVLQFSSLSDHLKRSYPHQEHQHQRVCANLRDMCVVFAGPFPAAFSEREVRRLFCCCGPVRNIKMLNTTVRVHAEVEFELLEGAMLALKTLNGLDMQGQSIKVQRPVYESMLDLDLTLDTLMCDSLNASHLYAVKLNPSVAESIQFSARVNGHTSDAKCSVKTANRLPSVKVNGQRSHPTKSKLSEEMVRETFGHFGTVEKVVLLAKPGKRARHAYIKFESSEGKHAALRSSQDLWKEKYLVCPSLTPPHLPSWVAMTTAITTADPDNEAAEDKERTPMHTSSQDQEMELMMGKLDCRLRKLFRSLPEGTLSVVVLLGHTSAHGYLPGLCLMEVKQES from the exons ATGGAACCTTCATCATCAGCAGCAACATGCaacagaaggaaaagaaaaaacatcgcCCCCACGGCACATGAGGAGgccaaaagattaaaaactgcGCAGGAGGGCGAGGAGCTGCTGGAGTGTGGACATTCCTCCCGCTCTCAGAGGATCTCTGTGTTGCCCGATCGCCTTCATCAACCAATTACACCGGATGAGCTGACAGAGCTGCTGCATTATGCCGCCCTGGGGAAAACGGGTGGCATTAAACAGCCCAG TTGGTGTCGTCTCCAGCATCAGAAGAGGGTTAAAGCTGTGAATGTGGTGATCGTGGAGGGCTTGACCCAGAGTCACTTTTACAAACACTACCTCACCCTGCGACACCTCAGGACCAACTACACAACT AGGCTCACCTTTTCTCCATCATCTGCCGACCTGGCGTCAGGAATCTTCAGCAGTGAAGTTCCTAAATCGGCTTGTCCATTTCTTCTCCAAAGACGCAATGGATCCAGTGAACTGCACAAAG CACTTAGGAGTCACCCAGTAATCACCAAGTTTGGGACACAGAGGAGAGGACTGACAGCGTATGTGCTCACCCAGGAGGAGATGATCAAGAAACACTTCCCTGTCAAAG GAATGCCAGGTTTTGAGGACTATGTGTGCACAGACAGTGTTGAGAGCGTGACTGACAACAGCCCTCTGTATGGAATTGACTGTGAAATG GTTCAAACAGAAAAGGGATATGAGCTGGCTCGTGTCTCTCTGGTGGACAGTGATGGGAACTGCATGCTGGACGATCTGGTGAAACCTCTGAATCGAATCTTCAACTACCtcaccag GTTCTCTGGTATAACCGCAGCGATGTTGCAGCCGATCACAACCACCCTGCGGGACGTTCAAGCGAAGCTCAGGAAGTTGTTGCCGAGCGACGCGGTTCTGGTGGGACATTCCATAAACAACGACCTCGTGGCTCTGAAA CTGATCCACCAGCATGTGATCGACACCTCACTGCTGTACAGGAAAGAGTTTGGACAGAGGTTTAAACTGAAGGTCCTGGCCAAGACCGTGCTGAA GAGGCAAATACAAACTGAAGAAAAGAAGGGTCATAATCCCATTGAGGATGCTTTGGCAGCCCTGGAGCTGGCTCAGTACTTTATTAAAACAGGACCTCGTCAG GTTGTAGAACTTCATATGGAGGAGCTGTGGGGATATACGATAGTGGAGGAGGAGTCCACTGATTCTGAACCTGCACCCACACCAAGTCCCAG GTTTGCTGACATACTACAGACACTTGGCCGGTCGGTAGCCTTTTTAGGAAAGCGTTGTGACATCGACCTGGATCTGTCCCATCAGCAGTGGCACAACTCTGACAAAGAG ATGTTGGCCTCTTTCCGGAGACGGACCAAGCGTCCGTTCCTCTCAGTGCTCCAGTTTTCTTCCCTCTCGGACCATCTGAAGAGGAGCTACCCTCATCAGGAGCACCAGCACCAGAGG GTGTGTGCAAACCTTCGAGATATGTGTGTAGTGTTTGCCGGGCCGTTCCCTGCGGCTTTCTCCGAGAGGGAAGTGAGGCGGCTGTTTTGTTGCTGTGGACCGGTTCgaaatatcaaaatgttgaaCACAACTGTCAGG GTTCATGCAGAGGTAGAGTTTGAGCTGCTCGAGGGAGCTATGCTGGCTTTAAAAACGTTGAATGGACTTGATATGCAGGGACAGTCCATCAAG GTCCAGAGGCCTGTTTACGAGTCGATGCTGGACTTGGATCTGACTCTTGATACTTTGATGTGTGACAGTCTCAACGCCAGTCACCTCTACGCTGTTAAATTAAACCCCAGTGTCGCTGAGAGCATTCAGTTTTCTGCAAGGGTCAATGGACACACGTCAGATGCCAAATGTTCTGTTAAAACAGCAAACAGGTTGCCCTCAGTGAAAGTTAATGGTCAACGGTCGCATCCCACAAAGTCTAAACTGTCTGAGGAGATGGTCAGAGAGACATTTGGTCACTTTGGTACGGTGGAGAAAGTCGTCCTGCTTGCCAAACCTGGAAAACGTGCAAGACATGCATACATAA AGTTTGAGAGCTCCGAGGGCAAACATGCAGCCCTCAGGTCCTCTCAGGATCTCTGGAAGGAAAAATACCTCGTCTGTCCATCCCTCACTCCACCCCACTTACCCTCATGGGTTGCCATGACAACAGCAATCACCACAGCGGATCCTGACAATGAAGCAGCAGAAGACAAGGAGAGGACTCCCATGCACACCAGTTCTCAG GACCAGGAAATGGAACTCATGATGGGGAAGTTGGACTGCCGCCTACGGAAGCTCTTCAGATCTCTCCCAGAAGGCACCTTGTCTGTAGTCGTGCTGCTCGGACACACCAG TGCTCATGGCTACCTTCCGGGTTTGTGCCTTATGGAGGTCAAGCAAGAGTCTTGA